A window of the Candidatus Hydrogenedentota bacterium genome harbors these coding sequences:
- a CDS encoding energy-coupling factor transporter transmembrane protein EcfT translates to MSMTEAQESYLTRMDPRIKLIGVLMLTVTVFMVTILYLVIVFLVTFLALWFAARLPGKYLTGYLKFLSFLIVFIIVLQMIFYPDAERNLLGILKLDGLIYGIILGIRLCSLILLMPMLTMTTPLNRLALGMTKMGLPYKAAYIMTTTMNMVPMFQNEIRSIQEAQKMRGMTAFEHKNIIVKAKAYPALVTPLVIGGMRRAQQMGIAMDSRAFGAFKKKTYVSEIHTKPSDWVAFALVCLYCAAIITANYYL, encoded by the coding sequence ATGTCAATGACCGAAGCACAAGAGAGTTACTTGACAAGAATGGATCCGAGAATCAAATTAATCGGTGTTTTGATGCTGACTGTGACCGTATTTATGGTCACCATCCTTTATTTGGTAATCGTATTTCTTGTGACATTTTTAGCCCTGTGGTTTGCTGCCCGGCTTCCGGGGAAATACTTAACGGGGTACTTGAAATTTTTGTCCTTTCTTATCGTATTCATTATTGTACTGCAAATGATTTTTTACCCTGATGCGGAACGCAATCTTCTGGGAATTCTCAAGCTTGACGGTCTGATTTACGGAATTATACTGGGCATCCGGCTCTGTTCACTAATTTTGTTGATGCCCATGCTTACGATGACGACCCCCTTGAACCGTTTGGCCCTTGGCATGACCAAGATGGGCTTACCGTACAAGGCCGCTTACATCATGACGACCACCATGAACATGGTTCCCATGTTTCAAAACGAGATCCGGTCGATCCAGGAAGCGCAGAAAATGCGTGGTATGACCGCCTTTGAACACAAAAATATTATTGTTAAGGCAAAGGCTTACCCCGCCCTTGTCACGCCTCTGGTGATCGGCGGGATGCGTCGTGCCCAGCAAATGGGCATTGCCATGGATTCGCGGGCATTTGGTGCGTTCAAGAAGAAGACCTACGTCAGTGAGATTCATACGAAACCAAGTGACTGGGTAGCATTTGCACTCGTGTGCCTGTATTGCGCCGCAATTATAACGGCCAACTACTATCTATAA